TTAGAACATGACATGACCATGAAACTGAAAGAACACGACACACCAGTTTGCATATTCACCGGTAAAGGCATAGCTGAGAAAAGAGATTAAGAGAACATTTATTGTCTCAACTTCGTCCATGCTCCATAGCTTCAATAGTTGAGTCTAAACTCGGATCAACGAAGCCTCGATCCCGTGGCCGTTGGTTCATTCCTTGCATGCCGATTCCATTCCCAGAAACAACCGGTTGAGAGTTGGCACTAGTTAGCTCCAATGCCCGGAAATAAGCATAAGTTCTCCATCCTGTCATacgaagaaaatcaaaagagaaCGTTTACCTCGATATTTTCTCACCGAGCTTTCTTATATCATAACTCTGACATAAACCTGGTAATCAAACTTCAAAGTCGAGCATTACAATCTACACAACAACGCCAGAGTAAAATCTATGGGTGTCATTTTTCGAATATTTTTGCATAGATTACGTTAGAATTAAGTATCTAGAAAGAATGGTCTCCCACGGTTGCACATCTACTTTAGATATGATTTCACAATGTACGTCCGGTACAAGAATCTCCAAATTAATTCAGTATCATAAAATTCTAACATAGCATGGATAAACTAGTGATTTGGAGTTTCACATGATGACTCTTTTTTATGTCATCCCATAAAGAAACCAACCATAAAAAAAATGCACTTAAGTCTCGCCATTTTCAATCATAAATCCAACAAATATATGACAACATCAATTGATGGTAACCAGACAATGACCCCATGATATGCGTGTCTTACTTACCTTCTGTCATGTGGTAAGGAGGTGGGAAAAATTGCAGGTAGCAAAATGTAGCGACTATAAGACCTGAAACATATCACAGACACAAATTGAACGAAATAATGTGGCAATACGAAGTGTAATAATCAAGTGATTTAACTTGATCATTCATGTCGAATATAAAGTACCTAGAAGACCTCCGACAAACACATCTTGCCAGTGGTGCCAGTAATCATCTACGCGAGAAACACCGACAAGAGATGCAGCAAGAAGAGGAAGAAAAACGATGCAAAGTTTTGCCACATGCCCCTTTCGATCAAAGCATTTGATTTTTCCGGCCAAGTATAACGATAGAAAACCCAGACCTGCAAATGACCCTGCAAATTATCCTAAAATCTATGAATTACTGGTCAACCATAATTATCCAAGATAAAGAAAACTAGGAGTACTGCATACTGTATCGTAGACGGATTTCATTATATGATAAGATTCGGGTAAAAATAGTTCATTGAACCTTGACCAAATTGGTGTAGGCCTACATCCTGCATGATTTGGACATTCAAAGAAAACTAGGAGTACTGCATACTGAAAAGGAAGCTACTTTTCCAGTGGCCTACATCCTGCAAACAAGTACAATCACAAAGCAAAAAGGCAGCTTACATGAAGTATGCCCACTCGGAAAACTCTTGTGTCCCTCTTTTATATCACTTTCTTTACCATGGCATATCACATCACCCCAACGATCGTATATCTGAAACGTGAAAACATTTActtagatttttaaaaaattaacttCATAGCTAAGAAATTTAAAGTTTCTTGACATATAATCCGCAGAAAAAACAATGCCcttgaaataaaagatttaaactACTCTATATTCAGAAATTAAAAAGACATACATCCTG
This window of the Primulina tabacum isolate GXHZ01 chromosome 4, ASM2559414v2, whole genome shotgun sequence genome carries:
- the LOC142542983 gene encoding lipid phosphate phosphatase 2-like isoform X1 encodes the protein MGWRDVISFCPPPNFRNMFQARPDDQVEIGCRHTIKSHGAELARNHKHDWLILILLVVIVVILNIIKPFYRFVGQGMMEDLKYPLKDNTVPVWAVPIYAVLLPIVIFVLYYLRRRDVYDLHDSILGLLFAVLITGVLTDAIKVAVGRPRPDFFWRCFPDGQDIYDRWGDVICHGKESDIKEGHKSFPSGHTSWSFAGLGFLSLYLAGKIKCFDRKGHVAKLCIVFLPLLAASLVGVSRVDDYWHHWQDVFVGGLLGLIVATFCYLQFFPPPYHMTEGWRTYAYFRALELTSANSQPVVSGNGIGMQGMNQRPRDRGFVDPSLDSTIEAMEHGRS
- the LOC142542983 gene encoding putative lipid phosphate phosphatase 3, chloroplastic isoform X2, which codes for MGWRDVISFCPPPNFRNMFQARPDDQVEIGCRHTIKSHGAELARNHKHDWLILILLVVIVVILNIIKPFYRFVGQGMMEDLKYPLKDNTVPVWAVPIYDRWGDVICHGKESDIKEGHKSFPSGHTSWSFAGLGFLSLYLAGKIKCFDRKGHVAKLCIVFLPLLAASLVGVSRVDDYWHHWQDVFVGGLLGLIVATFCYLQFFPPPYHMTEGWRTYAYFRALELTSANSQPVVSGNGIGMQGMNQRPRDRGFVDPSLDSTIEAMEHGRS